DNA sequence from the Alteribacter lacisalsi genome:
GGCAGAGGAAGGCGTCACAGAAAAACATGTGGAAGAGGCGGCTCTGTTCAATCTTCGTTCACTGAAACACACAGTAAAGACGGATATGGTTGCCGGCAATACATTCTACTTTATCAATACCAATGACGGATACGATGCAAGCCGCATCCTGAATGATTCCCTTCTTCGTGAGATGGACGAAAAAACTGAAGGACAGCTTACAGTATCCATTCCTCATCAGGACGTTCTCATTTTCGGTGATATGAGAAACGAGCGGGGCTATGATGTACTCGCCCAGATGGCGTTTTCCTTTTACGCCAAGGGAACGTCCCCGATAACGGCACTGCCGTTCATGTACGATGACGGGGAGCTTGAGCCGGTGTTCATTCTCGCTCAGAGAAAACCGAAGGACAAGTAGACAAGGAGGACAAGGATGAAGGCATATTACAATCTGGACGGAGCAGGAGATACACTTTTCGTCCAGCTGATGGATCTGGATAAAGCAGAATGTAACTGGACCCGAATTGAGGGTATTACGCGTATTACGGAAAAAGAGACAGGTAAAACTGCAGGATACAATATTTTTAATCCTTCTGAATACGGATCTGTCAGTGGCAAAGGCAGGATCGAGTTCAATGCCGGCCTTGTCGAGCTTATTAATACGGCATTAGCCCGCAACGGGATCGAAGAATCAGTGGAACAGGAATAGGAATGAATGATGAGCCGGCATGGTGTGCCGGCTTTTTTCCTTCCACTCATATTTAATGGCAGGCCGGCGCTGAATTTGCTGTTTCCTCCGAACACTTCGCAACAAATTTGTAACGATGAATGGGACTCCGGGACCATGGCTTTTCTGTTAAAATGAGATTACCTTAAAAAAGGAACGCCTGTTTACGGATGACAAGAGACAGCGCAGAAAAAGGTTGTGATGAAATGGGATTTAATTTTCAAAAAATACTTGGACAGGTTAAAAATCTTTTCGGGGAAAACGAAGACGGCGTAAGAGAGTCCGATAAAACAGAATCTGCAGGGAATCGTCAGGTTCAGCAGAAAGCAGATTACCGTTACGGTAAAAGTGTGCATTTAAATAAGGGCGAAGAAGCGAAGGTGCTGCATCAGTATCCGAAAACCGGGGCTTTCCGCTTTCCGGTCGTAAAGGACCACGAGCCTCTCGGGAAAGGAGCGGGCGAGCGTCAGCAATATCACCAATCACCTTCAGAAGATGAAGTAATGCCTGAACAGGAAGCCGTTCAGAAGACTCAGGAACAAAAAAAACGCAAACCAGCACAGCGAAAGTACCTCAAGTTTAATGAAACGGCACAGGAAAAACCGACAGAAGAAGCAGCCAGGCCGACGCAATCACCAAAATCAACAGTGGGCCCTGACTACATAGACAAGCAGAAATTCGCGGGCCATAATTTTTCCGTGCGCCAGATTCCTTCGCCTATTTTCGGCTTTGGAAAAAGGGATGAAGATACGCTGCAGAAATACAGAGAAGACGTCTTAAACGAGTTTCTCGAGCTTGAAGGGCATGTGGATTCCGAAGAGACGGAGGAAATGACGCAGAAGCAGTATGAAGAAGAGCTTTCGAAAGCCGCAACTGACCCTGATCATCAGAAGAATGTTTTTGAACAAAACGAAAGAGAAGAATCTAATGGCTCAGCAGAAGGCGAAAAAGAATCAGCGGCAGCCACAGAGCCTGCAATCCCGGCATTTGTCCAATCTGTACTGGAGAGTGACACTTACCAGGAGGAAAACTCAGAGGAAATGAATGAGCATCCCGAGGCAGACGGTGAATCTAATAATGAAAAAATTTTCGAAGACGATCAAACCGCGGATGAGGATGACGTTTCCGTTCACACGAGCGAGCCCCGTACTCTGAATCATGAAAGTCCAAATGAGGTACTCACTTCTGAGACAGTACTGACTGACGAACCTGTAGAAACCGTAAATAAGCCGGAAGCACCTTACACCGGGTCTGAAGAGGCTGCTGAACATAAGTACTATGAAGAAGAGAAAGTTACGTCACCGGCTAATGATTCCGCCAATGCGGCATATACTGAAGGTACTGAAGAGGACTCTGTCCCTGGTGAGGAGAAGGCTGAACCTGTAATCGAAGACAGCCGGCATGAGGTACAGAGGAAAGAGAAGAACCATCCGTCACCGGCTTTACAAGATCAGCAGAAGAGAACCGGTCAGGAAAGCCATGAGAAACAGGAAAAAAAGAACGATAAAACGCCACCTCGTCCAGCCGGGAACAGCAGTACTTCTGCTGTTCCGTATAACGTTCTTATGTTTCAGCGGGACAGAGTAAAGCAGGAACGGCGTGATAAGCAGAATAGAGGAAAAGGCGTACTCCCTGAACTGCATCTCCTTGAAGTGCCACCGGGACGCACACAGGAAGATGATGAAGCACTGGCAGAGCAGTCAGCTCTTCTGGATCAGACTTTGTCTTACTTTAACGTTAAAGCAAAGGTGGTCAATGTGACACGGGGGCCCTCAGTAACCCGCTTTGAGATTCAGCCTGAACCCGGTGTGAAGGTGAGTAAAATCACCAACCTTCAGGACGATATTAAGCTGAGTCTTGCAGCAAGAGATATCCGAATGGAAGCCCCTATTCCAGGTAAAAACACGATCGGAATTGAAGTGCCAAACAGAAAATCGGATCCTGTGTTCCTGCGTGAGATTCTTAAAAGCCGGGCTTATATCCAGAGTGAGTCGCCTCTTACAGCAGGACTGGGCGTGGATATTTCAGGCCAGCCGGTTGTAACAGATCTGCAGAAGATGCCTCACGGTCTGATTGCCGGTGCAACCGGGTCCGGTAAAAGTGTCTGTATGAATGCGATCCTGCTCAGTCTTCTCTACAAAGCCTCTCCTGAAGAGGTAAGACTGTTGCTGATTGACCCGAAAATGGTGGAACTTGCTCCATATAACGGCCTTCCTCATCTTGCGGCACCTGTTATTACGGATGCCAAGGAAGCGACACTTGCCCTGAAATGGGCAGTAGAGGAGATGGAGCGTCGTTATGAACGGTTTGCTGAGACAGGAGCAAGAGATTTAACGCGTTATAATAAGAAAATGAGGGAACAGGGAAAGGAAGATCAGGTATTCCCATACCTGATTGTTGTAGTTGACGAACTGGCTGACCTGATGATGGTCTCTCCACAGGAGGTGGAGGATGCGATCTGCAGGATTGCCCAGAAAGCAAGGGCGTGTGGCATCCATCTCCTTGTTGCAACACAGCGGCCGTCAGTGGACGTCATTACAGGTCTGATCAAGGCAAACATTCCGACCCGTATCGCTTTCTCCGTTTCTGCACAGACAGATTCCAGAACGATTCTGGACACTTCAGGGGCCGAGCGCCTGCTTGGAAGAGGGGATATGCTCTTCCTTGGCAACGGGGAATCCAAAGCCGTCCGACTACAGGGTGCCTTTGTTTCGGATGATGAAATTGAGCGGGTAACAGAACACGTTAAAAAGAGCGGTCCGCCAAGATTTCTGTTTGAGAAAGAAGAGCTGTCGGCCAGAGAAACAGAAGAAGCGGACGATCCGCTGTTTGAGGAAGTCTGCCGGTTTATTGTGGATCAGGGGGCCGCTTCAACGTCACTGATCCAGAGACGGTTCCGGATGGGCTTTAACCGGGCAGCCCGGATGATTGATCTTCTGGAAGACAGAGGTGTCATTTCTCCTGCAAAAGGAAGCAAACCGAGAGATGTTTACCTTACAAAAGACGAATTGGAAGAAAGTTTTGCCGAAAAAGGGTAAGATAAGACTACACACACCATATAATTTTCTATACAATATGGTATAAACGGGATCGAATCCCGTTTTCTTTTTCCTCTGAGCTTCAATCAACATTGCACGTTCCGTAACATGAAGAACAAGGCAGGGTAACAAAATAACTAGTCTGAGGAGGGATTCACATGGAGCACCTTCCATTAGTAAGTCTAGTACAATTTGTTTCACCGGACTGGCTTCGAATGTTAAAGGAAGAAGAGCAATCCCAGCTGATCGTCGTCCGCGACGGCATCAGACGTATGAGCGAAGAGGATCTTATAGAAATAGTCGAAGCTGTCATTAAAGAAAAGCGTCAGCATGCAATATACCACTAAGAGAATGCATCTGCACCGGTTCGCCGGAGGACGGCCCGGTGCAGCCACTCTCTTTTTTTCGGAAAGAGGAGCCTTTACATGAGTGAAAAGGAAATTTATCAGAAATTACAGGGCCGAATTAAAAGGCTTACGAACAAAACATTTAAATTTGAC
Encoded proteins:
- a CDS encoding DUF4479 family protein yields the protein MKAYYNLDGAGDTLFVQLMDLDKAECNWTRIEGITRITEKETGKTAGYNIFNPSEYGSVSGKGRIEFNAGLVELINTALARNGIEESVEQE
- a CDS encoding DNA translocase FtsK; translated protein: MGFNFQKILGQVKNLFGENEDGVRESDKTESAGNRQVQQKADYRYGKSVHLNKGEEAKVLHQYPKTGAFRFPVVKDHEPLGKGAGERQQYHQSPSEDEVMPEQEAVQKTQEQKKRKPAQRKYLKFNETAQEKPTEEAARPTQSPKSTVGPDYIDKQKFAGHNFSVRQIPSPIFGFGKRDEDTLQKYREDVLNEFLELEGHVDSEETEEMTQKQYEEELSKAATDPDHQKNVFEQNEREESNGSAEGEKESAAATEPAIPAFVQSVLESDTYQEENSEEMNEHPEADGESNNEKIFEDDQTADEDDVSVHTSEPRTLNHESPNEVLTSETVLTDEPVETVNKPEAPYTGSEEAAEHKYYEEEKVTSPANDSANAAYTEGTEEDSVPGEEKAEPVIEDSRHEVQRKEKNHPSPALQDQQKRTGQESHEKQEKKNDKTPPRPAGNSSTSAVPYNVLMFQRDRVKQERRDKQNRGKGVLPELHLLEVPPGRTQEDDEALAEQSALLDQTLSYFNVKAKVVNVTRGPSVTRFEIQPEPGVKVSKITNLQDDIKLSLAARDIRMEAPIPGKNTIGIEVPNRKSDPVFLREILKSRAYIQSESPLTAGLGVDISGQPVVTDLQKMPHGLIAGATGSGKSVCMNAILLSLLYKASPEEVRLLLIDPKMVELAPYNGLPHLAAPVITDAKEATLALKWAVEEMERRYERFAETGARDLTRYNKKMREQGKEDQVFPYLIVVVDELADLMMVSPQEVEDAICRIAQKARACGIHLLVATQRPSVDVITGLIKANIPTRIAFSVSAQTDSRTILDTSGAERLLGRGDMLFLGNGESKAVRLQGAFVSDDEIERVTEHVKKSGPPRFLFEKEELSARETEEADDPLFEEVCRFIVDQGAASTSLIQRRFRMGFNRAARMIDLLEDRGVISPAKGSKPRDVYLTKDELEESFAEKG